A genomic segment from Myxocyprinus asiaticus isolate MX2 ecotype Aquarium Trade chromosome 36, UBuf_Myxa_2, whole genome shotgun sequence encodes:
- the si:ch211-225b10.3 gene encoding endoplasmic reticulum-Golgi intermediate compartment protein 2 isoform X1, giving the protein MRRLNIKKAVSLVKELDTFPKVPESYVVTSAFGGTVSLSVFILVAVLSISEFLVYQDTWMKYEYEVDADFSSKLKIKIDITVAMKCERVGADVLDISGAVVASKELKYEPVNFESTPQQKVWYQILQQIQSRLREEHSLQDVLFKSALKGRFSEPIPWNDSTSVSHNACRIHGQIYVSKVAGNFHITLGKPINTIRGHAHFASLIKTEVHNFSHRIDCLSFGNDVPGHINPLDGTEKITLEQNQLFQYFVTVVPTKLHTSDVSVDMHQFSVTERERVINYKKGSSHGVSGIFIKYKLSPLMVRVSEEHMPLSVFLVRLCGIIGGIFATSDFLHRMIGYFVDIICCRFKMGTSQSKEMLKF; this is encoded by the exons ATGAGGCGACTGAACATAAAAAAGGCTGTCAGCTTAGTGAAAGAACTAGACACCTTTCCTAAAGTTCCAGAGAGTTATGTTGTAACATCAGCTTTTGGAGGCACAG TGTCACTGAGTGTTTTCATCCTCGTGGCAGTTCTTTCCATCTCTGAGTTTCTTGTGTACCAAGACACATGGATGAAATATGAGTATGAAGTAGATGCAGATTTTTCCAG taaattgaaaataaaaattgacATTACAGTTGCAATGAAGTGTGAAA GGGTGGGTGCAGATGTGCTAGATATTTCTGGGGCTGTGGTTGCGTCAAAGGAACTCAAATATGAACCT gttaacTTTGAATCCACTCCACAGCAAAAAGTGTGGTATCA GATTTTACAGCAGATTCAAAGCAGACTGAGGGAAGAACATTCTCTTCAAGATGTACTCTTTAAATCAGCACTGAAGGGACGCTTTTCTGAGCCAATTCCAtg GAATGATTCTACATCTGTATCACACAATGCCTGCAGGATACATGGACAAATCTATGTCAGTAAAGTGGCAGGGAACTTTCATATCACACTAGGCAA ACCAATTAATACTATCAGAGGTCATGCCCATTTTGCTTCTTTAATAAAAACAGAAG TTCATAACTTCTCACATCGGATAGATTGTTTGTCTTTTGGAAATGACGTTCCGGGACACATCAATCCCCTTGATGGCACAGAAAAAATCACATTAGAGC AAAATCAGTTGTTTCAGTATTTTGTCACAGTTGTTCCCACTAAACTGCACACATCAGATGTTTCAGTGGACATGCATCAGTTTTCTGTCACAGAAAGG GAGCGGGTCATAAACTATAAGAAGGGCAGCAGTCATGGTGTATCTGGGATCTTTATTAAGTATAAACTGAGTCCACTAATGGTGAGAGTGAGTGAGGAGCATATGCCTCTCTCTGTGTTCCTTGTCAGACTGTGCGGCATCATTGGAGGAATCTTTGCAACCTCAG ACTTTCTCCACAGGATGATTGGGTATTTTGTTGACATTATCTGCTGTCGTTTTAAAATGGGCACCAGTCAGTCCAAGGAGATGTTAAAATTCTAA
- the si:ch211-225b10.3 gene encoding endoplasmic reticulum-Golgi intermediate compartment protein 2 isoform X2 yields the protein MKYEYEVDADFSSKLKIKIDITVAMKCERVGADVLDISGAVVASKELKYEPVNFESTPQQKVWYQILQQIQSRLREEHSLQDVLFKSALKGRFSEPIPWNDSTSVSHNACRIHGQIYVSKVAGNFHITLGKPINTIRGHAHFASLIKTEVHNFSHRIDCLSFGNDVPGHINPLDGTEKITLEQNQLFQYFVTVVPTKLHTSDVSVDMHQFSVTERERVINYKKGSSHGVSGIFIKYKLSPLMVRVSEEHMPLSVFLVRLCGIIGGIFATSDFLHRMIGYFVDIICCRFKMGTSQSKEMLKF from the exons ATGAAATATGAGTATGAAGTAGATGCAGATTTTTCCAG taaattgaaaataaaaattgacATTACAGTTGCAATGAAGTGTGAAA GGGTGGGTGCAGATGTGCTAGATATTTCTGGGGCTGTGGTTGCGTCAAAGGAACTCAAATATGAACCT gttaacTTTGAATCCACTCCACAGCAAAAAGTGTGGTATCA GATTTTACAGCAGATTCAAAGCAGACTGAGGGAAGAACATTCTCTTCAAGATGTACTCTTTAAATCAGCACTGAAGGGACGCTTTTCTGAGCCAATTCCAtg GAATGATTCTACATCTGTATCACACAATGCCTGCAGGATACATGGACAAATCTATGTCAGTAAAGTGGCAGGGAACTTTCATATCACACTAGGCAA ACCAATTAATACTATCAGAGGTCATGCCCATTTTGCTTCTTTAATAAAAACAGAAG TTCATAACTTCTCACATCGGATAGATTGTTTGTCTTTTGGAAATGACGTTCCGGGACACATCAATCCCCTTGATGGCACAGAAAAAATCACATTAGAGC AAAATCAGTTGTTTCAGTATTTTGTCACAGTTGTTCCCACTAAACTGCACACATCAGATGTTTCAGTGGACATGCATCAGTTTTCTGTCACAGAAAGG GAGCGGGTCATAAACTATAAGAAGGGCAGCAGTCATGGTGTATCTGGGATCTTTATTAAGTATAAACTGAGTCCACTAATGGTGAGAGTGAGTGAGGAGCATATGCCTCTCTCTGTGTTCCTTGTCAGACTGTGCGGCATCATTGGAGGAATCTTTGCAACCTCAG ACTTTCTCCACAGGATGATTGGGTATTTTGTTGACATTATCTGCTGTCGTTTTAAAATGGGCACCAGTCAGTCCAAGGAGATGTTAAAATTCTAA